In Helianthus annuus cultivar XRQ/B chromosome 3, HanXRQr2.0-SUNRISE, whole genome shotgun sequence, a single window of DNA contains:
- the LOC110931657 gene encoding uncharacterized protein LOC110931657: MTDKSDNTNTSTQTAPLHPVYTVTDITKKEVLDHITAEPPSKEDPTYAQWMKIDAVVLQWIYNTLSSDYLLRVLEEPSTAFQAWNRVKNIFHSNKGPRCAALQSCFVNLKLSSVSSLEAYCQTLRDLAAQLDDVGSPVNEQTLVLQLVRGLPREYDTIGSIINRELPSWNEACEMLRGDMERQAARDGTGPNSEAHAAVAPTPSRDGSPRDTQPTRIQNYDSNRPTRFNQNRRSGPRWDNPNRNQNPTNGPINSGPAHYRSGTSGSGSSSRGSSNRNPPRNSWNQQYYPMPPPCWANSFWANPLPPCPYPT, encoded by the exons ATGACTGACAAAAGTGACAACACCAACACCTCCACACAAACTGCTCCCCTACATCCTGTTTATACCGTTACTGATATCACCAAGAAG GAAGTTCTCGACCACATCACCGCAGAACCGCCGTCTAAAGAAGATCCCACATATGCTCAATGGATGAAGATTGATGCTGTTGTACTTCAGTGGATATACAACACACTATCCTCTGACTATCTCCTTCGGGTCCTTGAAGAACCATCTACGGCCTTCCAAGCTTGGAATCGGGTCAAGAACATCTTCCATAGCAACAAAGGTCCTCGCTGTGCCGCCCTTCAATCTTGCTTTGTCAACCTGAAACTCAGTTCTGTGTCTTCGTTGGAAGCCTACTGCCAAACCCTTCGGGATTTGGCAGCCCAGTTAGATGATGTGGGTAGCCCGGTTAATGAGCAAACTTTAGTTCTGCAACTGGTTCGGGGTCTGCCTCGGGAGTATGACACTATCGGTTCTATCATTAATCGTGAACTTCCCTCCTGGAACGAGGCATGTGAGATGCTTCGTGGCGATATGGAACGACAGGCTGCTCGAGACGGCACTGGTCCCAATTCGGAAGCACATGCAGCCGTCGCCCCAACTCCCAGCCGTGATGGTTCCCCTCGTGATACTCAGCCTACTCGAATTCAGAACTATGACTCGAACCGTCCCACCCGGTTCAATCAAAACCGCCGCAGCGGCCCACGCTGGGACAACCCAAACCGCAACCAAAACCCAACTAACGGCCCAATTAATTCTGGCCCAGCCCACTATCGTTCAGGCACTTCCGGGTCTGGGTCCAGCAGCCGTGGCTCATCTAATCGGAACCCGCCAAGAAACTCGTGGAACCAGCAGTACTATCCCATGCCACCACCGTGTTGGGCCAACTCGTTCTGGGCCAATCCACTACCCCCGTGCCCCTACCCAACCTAA